A single window of Gossypium hirsutum isolate 1008001.06 chromosome A10, Gossypium_hirsutum_v2.1, whole genome shotgun sequence DNA harbors:
- the LOC107896876 gene encoding signaling peptide TAXIMIN 1, with product MCCDGDCRPLGFLLGLPFAFLSLIISIVGVVVWIVGLLLTLICPCCLSVTVLVEMALELVKAPIHVMEWFTEQIPC from the exons atgtgTTGTGATGGAGATTGCAGGCCACTGGGCTTCCTCCTTGGCCTTCCCTTTGCTTTTCTTTCTCTCATCATCTCTATTGTTGGCGTTGTTGTTTGGATCGTGGG GTTGTTGTTGACACTGATCTGTCCTTGTTGTTTGAGCGTGACGGTGCTAGTAGAGATGGCGCTGGAGTTGGTCAAAGCTCCAATTCATGTCATGGAATGGTTCACTGAACAAATCCCTTGTTAA